ATAATCAGAATATTTATTTCACAACATTACCACTACATGCAAGTTAGACAAAAACTTACATTATTGAAACGTATGAAGTAACTTTCCCAATTCTAAAAACATTGATAAAACTAGTTTATTAGATTAGTTATAAAATGATTTCTTCAAAATCCTTAAAATCCAGATAATATGTTTTAGAATCTGACAGATTAAattttctaaaaacaaaaagTCTAACATTCAGAACCTTCACATAAAATTCTACTAACAAAAATGTTCTAGCAGGGAAAGAATGAACTTGAGGCCAGTTTAGTGTGACAGGTTCAATCAGACTGCTTTCTCACAGCTCTCGCGTTGACGACTGCCTCACTCGCGCATTTCCAGAGACTCTGATCACCAATCAGTGGAAATGTCACACCTAGAGTGTAATGCTCTAATGGAGGTTATTAAGTGTGATTAAACATCATTAAGGTCAGCTGCACTGCTTAGCCTTTGAAATACAACCTCATGCTGTGATTACACTTTTCAACAGTGATTTTTTACTGTTGTAGAACTGCAGGTGATTATTGAGTATTTCCAGTATGTATAACTGTTAGTACTGGAACTGCAGTCTGTTAGGATGAGTTCTTctgaatttagattttttatattttggaacAAAATATAgtggaaaaacatgaaaattagaAAAAACAGGTTTGAAATGTAACCTGCATAAagaatgtattaaattaaatgtattttctaaaAAAGGATATTTTGTCATAAAATACATTCCATGATTTTATTAGTTGTTGCTGAGTAAATTTCCAATCACATACTCCATTCTAcagttttcaaaaatatataatagcaaGTGAACATTATTATTGCTTAGATATTTTgtacaaatattatatttatcCAGTATCATAGACTGGAATTTGCTCTGAGGAGAAAACTGCACTGAAGAGGAGTGGAAATTCACACCTCTGCTTCTGCGGCCTCCCTCAGCCTTTCCCATACACAGCCCTGGAGCCCCGGCTGCTCCAAGCCTGCAGAGGTGTCACCTCGCACCTTCTGGTCTGGCATAAAAACCTCCAGCCTCCAGTTTCTGCCTTCATTCGCTCTCTAAACCTCTCCGAGCCTCTTCAAGCCTCTCCGAGCCTCTCTAGCATGGATCCGTCCAGTCAGTGCTACCATCCTCAGAGCCAGTGGAGCTCAGACTCCGAGATCTACAGCATTTCTTCTCCGGAAACCGTCTCGCCAGCTCCGTCAATGGATTTCAACAGCTCCTCACCCCACCACCAGCCCAAGAACACCAGGCCAAACAAACCAGCACGAACCAAAGTGACCAAAAAGGCAGCTTCCAGAAGATCCAGGCTGAAGAACCCGAGCGAGCAGCGCCAGAACGCCAGTGAAAAGGAGAAACTCAGGATGAGGGACCTGACCAAAGCTCTTCACCACCTCAGAACCTACCTTCCACCTTCCGTAGCCCCTGCCGGACAGACCCTGACCAAGATCGAGACTCTACGCCTCACCATCCGCTACATCTCCTATCTCTCCTCTCAGCTGGGCCTTACTGAAGAATACCTGTCCCAGAGGAAGCAGATggacagtagcagcagcagcagcagcagtggatgGAGAAGTTCCAGTTCTCCAGAACTGCTGGGCTACTTTCAGTGCAGGTCCACACAAGGGCAAGAGTATACTGGTGATTATACTGGACAGCATCAGCATCAAACTGGCAGCAATCTGGTGTACACAGACCAGAGCATGGACATGAACCAGCACAGTGCTCAGCTTTCAGAACCCTGGACGAATCAGATCTACAGCTCAGACAGAAGCATGGACACATTTCAGCCTCAGCAGTGTGCTCAACTTACACAGTCCTGCCAGGTATGTACTTTACCCTCAGACCATTACTGGATCAGAGCTTacacaaaaattaagagactagctcatcagtttcagaatcagtttctctgattgtgctttttataggtatatgtttgagtgacatgaacattgtgtttttattctataaactatagacaattCCACACACAATgttgaacatttatttgcagaaaatgagaaatggctgaaataacaaaaaagatgcagagctttcagacctcaaataatgcaaagaaaactagttcttaatcatagttcagaaatcagtatttggtggaataaccctgatttttatgcatcttgccatgttctcctccaccagtcttacacactgcttttggataactctatgcctttactcctggtgcaaaaattcaagccgttcagcttggtttgatggtttgtgatcacccatcttcctcttgattatattccagaggtttttaattgagtaaaatcaaagaatctcatcatttataggtggtctcttatattttttttcgGATCTGTAGAGCCGTACTTTATGGCAGTATCATAGCAGTACCATAAAACTATGCAATACAGTTCTATACAACTGTAATTTACAGTTCCATACAACCATGCTCTAAAGCAATATGGAGTACTATACTGTGTTACTCAACTGTACTATACAGTACTATATACCTGTATTATGCACTAATATCATAGTGAACAATTCACAACTAGTAATCTATACTATACATTACCATACAACACCAATACAGTACTATAAAACTGTGGCATCAACTCTACTGTGTTATAATGTGCTGTACTATATATTTccataaatttatatatatatatatatatatactatatatttccatgctatatGCAACTGTACATATAGTACTGTAGTGTATTTCAACTATAGTACAACTGTACAATAAAGTAGTATGCAACTGTACCATCCACTAGGCCTGCTATATGTAGAATAGCACCataaaacttttaacttttaaactgtattttttagtctttatattaaattaaatgcttACACTATTGTAAACAGTGCTATACAGTACTGTACAGCTGTACAATGCACCACAAAACACTGTACTAAAGGTGTATGCATCTGTACCATTGAATACATTTCTACAGAACTCTACTATATACTACTGTAATATAGCTGTACGATAGCCTGTCAGTGATGTGGTTTTGGATGTTTGTGGTTGCCATGTCACTAATattcacttttctttttctttttcaggttAGTTACCATCTGGTTCCACCGGCATACTGGAGCTGAGAACTGTACCACTACCTCCTACCAAATCCACCAACGAACTGAAAACTGGTGGATACCTCTATACTGTGAAACTACTCTGACCAATTCTTTTCTAAAATGTGAATAAGCTTCTGCTGTAGATTCTATGTTTTAATAACTAAATACTAATTTATATATAGCCTATATATGTTATCTATGTCTGTCTTTTGTAAATACAAAACTCTATTTTGTaaactctatctatctatgtatttataataaacaatgtattttaaatgaacATCTTTGTAGTGGTTTATACATAAACAGTACCAgtttaaagtttggacacaccttaaatgcagtggtttgttttatattttagattcttcaaagtagctcctctcgCTTAGATAGAGACAaattctcagtcagctttatgaggtagagtcacctggaatcaaagctttcagttaacagctgtgctgaacaagagttaattacctgaatttcttgtctttgagagtgtcagttgtaaagttgtgaagaggtagagttacaggtatacaatgaatagccatatttgatgttctaatccatgtaatgtcaagaactactcaactcaaagtaaaggaaaaaatactttaagaaatgaaggttgatcaatcaaaaacattttaagaattttaaaagtatccataagtgcagtcgcaaagaccatcaaaagagttatgacatacctgtcaagtctcccgttttggccgggaaactaccgtattttactcctctttcccgccgtcctcccgtattagtattttcccgtaaatttcccgtattatactaaataaaaaaatatatattattgaggagacagggcactgaccgcgctgtgtctcttaaccaatcgtggagcctgttcaaggagaaagtcccgcctttcaggagaaacagccaatcagcttgcaaaggagagtcGCCCCTAGTCgctgagttcaggcagctagtcggagcagctgatgttaaaacagatctggatatacagcgatttttcttaaagaaaggtaagggtaagctaatcatgtaaactgtgatgagatttttctgatagctgcttaaaaatactcgtctccgaaacaaATCACAcggattaaaccttttaaaataaaaaaattacagcttgtgactcagtttaactagaaatgtggagaggaccgaaattaactgaactgatcaggggtggagtgatcaaaagaaagaagtattaattaaaaatgattaattgtgtaggccccttaggactaatttttactgatggaatatatgtgatccatgtccttttagtaaaagctcataatactgtttttaggtcaccaacagtcattttgcagaatttgtgcaccctttgttcaattttaaatctattaaataaataaaaaaatatataatatgaaaagtgcatttatggcaaaatTGACATGAaatctagaaaaggatttttaatttggctgtattaaaagaatgacatatgtaggaatgtccacaacatttcagattctgataatctaattgtagtgtgtaaatggttcacatgtggttattttagattttttgtaaacctgtcttaaaatgaaagggatactgaaccttcgttgggctgatgggacggctttaagcggacggaggaaaatatcccttatttttaaatctaaaacttgacaggtatgagttATGATGTAActggagttaccagcctcagaaaatgcAAGGTAACAGCTTTccatataagagcacctaaatgcttcacagagtattttggtttgtttaacacttttaatttactacaggatttcttatttaatataaaaacatggtaaaaacatgataaaattacaaaaaagtatggtaaacatggtaaaactataaaaacatggtaaaaatatggtaaacatggtaaaatgattaaaacctggtaaaaatatggtaaacgtggtaaaaatatggtaaacatggtaaaattataaaaatgtaaaaatatggtaaacgtggtaaaaatatggtaaacatggtaaaattataaaaacgtggtaaaaatatggtaaacatggtaaaattataaaaacgtggtaaaatatggtaaacatggtaaaaatatggtaaacattataaaaacgtggtaaatgtggtaaatgtggtaaaaatatggtaaacgtggtaaaattataaaaacgtgGTGAAtatggtaaacgtggtaaaaatatggtaaacatggtaaaattataaaaacgtggtaaaatatggtaaacatggtaaaaatatggtaaacattataaaaacgtggtaaatatggtaaacgtggtaaaaaaatatggtaaacatggtaaaattataaaaacgtgGTGAAtatggtaaacgtggtaaaaatatggtaaacatggtaaaattataaaaacgtggtaaaatatggtaaacatggtaaaaatatggtaaacattataaaaacgtggtaaatatggtaaatgtggtaaaaatatggtaaacgtggtaaaattataaaaacgtgGTGAAtatggtaaacgtggtaaaaatatggtaaacatggtaaaattataaaaacgtggtaaaatatggtaaacatggtaaaaatatggtaaacattataaaaacgtggtaaatatggtaaatgtggtaaaaatatggtaaacgtggtaaaattataaaaacgtgGTGAAtatggtaaacgtggtaaaaatatggtaaacatggtaaaattataaaaacgtggtaaaatatggtaaacatggtaaaaatatggtaaacattataaaaacgtggtaaatatggtaaacatggtaaaaatatggtaaacattatAAAAACGTGGTGAAtatggtaaacgtggtaaaaaaatatggtaaacatggtaaaattataaaaacgtggtaaatatggtaaacatggtaaaaatatggtaaacattatAAAAACGTGGTGAAtatggtaaacgtggtaaaaaatatggtaaacatggtaaaattataaaaacgtggtaaaatatggtaaacgtggtaaaaatatggtaaacgtggtaaaattataaaaacatggtaaaagtgtGGTAATCATGGTAAAAGTGTGGTAAACATGGTACAAGTATAAAACAActttgttccttcatagtctgaatgagttctgtatttatttacaatttaggGAAAAAATGAAGCAATGAGAAGCTGTGTCTAAACTGGTACTTTGAATATATGTATTGTAATTTGGAGAAATAAATAACTCAGCTACCTTCAAACTCTGAACATCACAATATTCACATGCTACCACGAGATAACCAGAAGAGGGAGCCAAAATATcatctcacactttctctctgtctctttaggACGTTTTCTGAACCACTGCTGAACTTTCAGTACTATAAACACAGCTACATGCTCCACATGTGAAGCATCACTCAGAATTCAGCACATCCAGCTCTCAGTATTGTCATTTTCTCATAGTCATTAAACTGAACCCCTTATTAGATTGGTTTGAAAgaagtaggggggggggggggggggggggctggtgTGACCGGTGGTTAGAGATGACAGACTCTGCGTTGTGTCTTTACTGGATTTTATtctgataaacagataaacagaaacaggctttagctctggctagattggcacctcttttctcctctccgctCCTCTCTCTCCATTACACATCATGTACAGAAAGGGCCCATATTTGCAGAGATGTACAGGCTTACAAGATAATAAAACTTAATAACAGAGTCAAAGATATTTAGCTTAGCATTTAATAGGTTAGACCATGCTCAAACTAGCATAATTAGCTCAGCCATTTAGCCACTTAGCCTAAGCGCTCTACAAAACtttttaacacataaaataaaactcctcatacctgataaacagataaacagaaacaggctttagctctggctagattggcacctcttttctcctctccgctcctctcttaagtataaaagcatataaaaacagggaataattagctagttagcctgcATGCTAGCATAGACcatgtgctgtagcattagcagtgCACAACCATGCATCTAAAAGTTTTAATATTGATTACTAGCAAGATATTTTAATGTACAATAGTTGTTAATAAACTTGGGGACATATATAGAACAATTTGGAGTTTTacgattatattaaaatataggatTATTTTGGATTAAAATCAAAGCAGTTTCTGACACCTACCTCTCCATTACACATCATGTACAGAAAGGGAAGAGGCAGGGTGAGGGGAGGAAATATAAGAGGGGAAAAGGGGAGGAGCCATTCCAACCCAGCCACTCTATATCAATACAGGCAGAATATAAGGAGAAGATTTTTGGGGAATTCTAACAATAAAACACTTGTATGTTTGAACTCTGTTACACTCACCCCCCAAGAATTACACAAAAATTCTGAACCTTAAATGTAATaatcaataacaaaaaaaagtattaaccTTTTGAAGTCAAGAAACCAGAGAGAAAACTAATGATAAAATAACATCCACTTAGCCAGTATCACACCAACTGTAAAACAAGTGTGTTTATCAGCTCATTAGCTACCTAATTAAAGGTTGTTGGAAGACAGAGAGTGATCAGTTCTCTAACCTTTCCAAAGATACATATAGTGCCTTTTACACCTATACTACATCTGACTACATCTGGATAACATTTCATGGTAAGTATTGAAACAGTAACGAAAAGTATTTTCACAGCTTGGATTAAACATGAATAACTGTTGACCTTGTTGTGTCAGTACTAAATATGCTCTCTAGCTGGACCATTGATTCTATCAACCGGCAAACTGGTTTTATAGCTCTTCCAAATCTGGATGTGAGATGGTCAGGAGGCCAGTCTGTAGATGGGGACTGTCTGGGGCTTGACTCAGACACAGGTTGGATGGTGTCATTAGGAAGCTGTTCATTTGGGTTCCCACTTGCAAAGTCATCTTCTAACAGACTAGTGTCTCTTCTCTGTCCAGCAGAGTGTTTCTGAATCCAAGAAGAAGTCCAATTTTCTCTATGACTATGCTCTGAGGAAAGATCCCTTTCTTTTGAGGGTGAAATAGCCATGCTTGGAGAAACTGAAACAGAATCTTGTTCAGAATCAAGAATGTCTGCAGAAAGGGACTGACTTTCAATGCTGTCACTGATAAGACTAGGCTCTTCACTCTGTGGTTCGTCTATGGGCAGGAAGTTGACTGGTAGAAGAAGATTTCTGTGCAACACCCTCTCATTACCATCACGATCCTGAACTTTGTAGATATGGAGTGAGGGCTTAGAGGACACAACAGTATAGATACATGACTCCCACTTGTCTGCGAGCTTGCGTTTGCCTCTGCATCCTTTGTTAGCCACAAGGACTTGGTCGCCAATTGACAGAGAGAGACCCTTAAGCTTTTTGTTATATTGCTGAGCTTGGTGCTTTTGTTCTGCAGCGGAGTTCTCTTGTGCTAGAAGCATGGCTGACCGAAGATCACTTACCAATGATTTCACATAGGTGTCATAGTCACATACCTTCTCATCTTGGAGCACATTTTTAAACATCAGGTCTACAGGCAGCCTGGGTATTCTGCCGAACATCAAAAAGAAGGGTGCAAATCCAGTTGTCTCATGCACAGTACAGTTGTATACAAACGTCAATGACTGAATCATTTGAGGCCATTTATGCTTTGATTTTGGTGGTAAGGATCTCAACATGTTCCCCAGTGTTCGGTTGAACCTCTCTGTTCCTCCATTTCCCATGGGGTGATATGGCGAGGTTCTGGACTTCACAACACCAGCCAATTCGAGGAGCTCAGCAATGAGTTCGCTTTCAAAATTTGCCCCCTGATCGGAGTGGATGCGTATTGGGAATCCATAAACACAAAAGAAGTTATCCCACAGCTTCTTTGCTACTTTCTTAGCTGTTTGGTCCTGGCAGGGGAAAGCAAGTGCTAGTTTTGTGAAATGATCTGTCACTACTAAAACGTCTACTGTTTTGTTATTACTGTCTTCAGCTGACCAAAAATCTATACAGACAAGTTCCAGTGGAGCAGTGGTTTTAATACTTTCCAACGGGGCTCTTGCTGCTGGTTCTGGAGTTTTGCTAAAAACACACCTCTGACAGGACCTAACATAGCTCCTAATGTCTTTTTCCATGTTACACCAGAAAAATCGCTGGCGCGCCAAAGAAAGAGTACGTGGCTGACCCTGGTGTCCGGCCAGATCATGAACACCGTTCAGTGCATCCTTCTTTAGAGACTCAGGCAGGACAAATTGGAATCTCTTGTGTTTGGTCAAAGGATCTTTGGAAACTCTGTAGAGCAAACCATCTATCAGTGTCAACTTCTCCCAGTGTTTCAACAATTTCAGAGCCTGAGGGGTTTCATTTGAACGCTCACGTCTGGATGGCCTACGTTTTCGCCCAACATAAAACAGGGCTCTAGTGATGGCATCATCCTGCAGTTGTTGTGATCTTAATTCATCTGTGGTCCAAGTGGGAAAAGTGCCTTGACCTTCAGGAATAAGTTCATTAACATGGCCTGCCAGTGAAGCAATTCGCTGCTTAGGCACATCATCCCATGCTTCATGAGAACTGAGAACACAAGAGACTTCATTTTCCAACATGGACAGAGGCTCTGGATCACACGTTGGAAGACCTGTCAATATTTGAGGCTGACATGACAGACGAAATGCGTCTTGAATGCACTCATTCTCCACTTTGCATGCTTGCTCCAACAGGATGGTATACGGTTCTGACAAGAGTCTTTTGCTAATAGGCTTGACAAATGGGTCTCGGCTCAGAGCGTCAGCCACAACATTTTGCTTACCTGGAACATGCTTGATCTCAAAGCTGTATGGCGCAAGCTTAGAAATCCATCGCTGCTCACATGCATCTAACTTAGGCTTGGTCATGATGTATGTGAGGGGGTTATTGTCTGTCCAGACTGTAAATTTGTGACCTTTGAGCCAGTGACTAAACTTGTCACACACAGACCACTTAAGTGCCAGGAACTCAAGTCTATGTGCTGGGTAATTCATTTGACTCCGACTCAAGGACTTACTGGCAAAGGCTATTGGTCTAGCTTTGTCTTCACCATCCAAAACTTGTGATAGAACAGCCCCAATGCCATCAAGGGAAGCATCAGTGGAAAGAATAAAAGGTTTGTCAAAATTTGGATGGGCTAGGACCACACTGCACAAAAGTGCTTTCTTCAAGTCACCAAAAGCCATCTCACAGGCTGGTGTCCAGTCCTCTGGTTTCAGCTCACGAAAGGTGCCAGGTCTTCTGCCACATTTTCCTCCTTTACCTTTACGTTTCTGGCCAGCTGTTAGGGCAAACAAAGGTTTCGCAATAGATGAACAGTCAGGGATGAAATGTTGGTAATATAGGATCATTCCCAGGAAGGATCTTATTCGTTTCTGTGACGGGGTACAACCATCCTCCATCATTAGGTCTTTAGTTGTAAAGCCAGAGATTACCTTCACCTTCTCTTGGTCAACAGATACACCCTCACTATCGATTATGTGGCCCAGAAATCGCACAGACCGGCGTAGGAAGTGACACTTCTCCTGGGAGAGCTTTAAGTTGTTTGCTCTTAATCTAGTCAGTACAACTTCAAGACGTTTCAGTGCTTCCTCCTCTGAAGGTGCCATCAGGAGCAAATCGTCTAAGTAGCACAGGAGCGTGGAGAAGTTTAAGTCTCCAAATATGGAGAGCATCATTCTCATGAATGACGCTGGGCTGTTACAAAGGCCTTGCGGGAGTCTGTTGTACTGATATAGACCTAGTGGCGTCGTAAAAGCAGTGTACTTTCTATCAGCCTCATGAAGCGGGATGTTGTAGAATCCTGATGTTAAATCCATGGTGCTGAAATAGGTACTTCCACCAAGTGCAGCGAGGCAATCTTCCTGATGTGGTAAAGGATGAGCATCCTTAATGGTCTTGGCATTAAGCCAACGGAAATCGGTGCAGATCCTCAGATCTCCGTTCTTCTTCCAGACCATGACAAGGGGTGAGGCATATTCACTTATTGATTTGCTAATAATCTCCTTCTCTTCCATTTCATTCAGTACCTCTCTCAGCTTGTGATAGTGAGCAGGTGGAACCCTACGATATGGAAGCCTGAAGGGTCGATCATCAGCAAGATGAATCCTATGTACAAAATCTTTTGCCTCGCCACAGTCCAGCTTCCCTTTAGAGAAGACATCTTGAAACTTCACCAACAGTTCAGCAAGCTTAGCTTTCCAAGTTTCTGAGACTTCACAAGCATCAATGTTTATGTCAGTCAATCCGCAATCCAAAAGCATCTGCTTAGTATCA
The DNA window shown above is from Astyanax mexicanus isolate ESR-SI-001 chromosome 16, AstMex3_surface, whole genome shotgun sequence and carries:
- the mespba gene encoding mesoderm posterior ba, encoding MDPSSQCYHPQSQWSSDSEIYSISSPETVSPAPSMDFNSSSPHHQPKNTRPNKPARTKVTKKAASRRSRLKNPSEQRQNASEKEKLRMRDLTKALHHLRTYLPPSVAPAGQTLTKIETLRLTIRYISYLSSQLGLTEEYLSQRKQMDSSSSSSSSGWRSSSSPELLGYFQCRSTQGQEYTGDYTGQHQHQTGSNLVYTDQSMDMNQHSAQLSEPWTNQIYSSDRSMDTFQPQQCAQLTQSCQVC